Proteins from a single region of Thermodesulfatator atlanticus DSM 21156:
- a CDS encoding ATP-dependent 6-phosphofructokinase, producing MECQFEMLEEMIEDDTEFTIETLGPCKVDNPLKKEPICYVTDDMKVALKISEGYLKKCLEEGKLPPTVELAGPRPKIYFDPAKTRAAIVTCGGLCPGINDVIRSIVLTLYFSYGVRHIFGIRYGLQGFIPKYGHDVMYLTPDVVSNIHELGGTILGTSRGHQPIDEIVDALERLNVQILFMIGGDGTFRAASLIKEEIDRRGLKIAVVAVPKTIDNDIYLTSKTFGFDTAVEMACQAIRCAHTEAIAVPNGVGLVKVMGRYAGFIAAAATLARKEVNFCLIPEDDFDLEPPNGLLSALEARLEARKHAVIVVAEGAGQKYVRPDPPEYDASGNLKLGDIGKFLKDKIKEHFTQKGQEIYIRYIDPSYIVRSVPAIVDDRIYCGFLGQYATHAAMAGKTGLMVSYLNDRYIHVPLSAAVKKRKQVDLRSRFWQSVLESTGQPPLKN from the coding sequence ATGGAATGTCAATTTGAAATGTTAGAGGAAATGATAGAAGACGACACAGAGTTTACGATAGAAACACTTGGGCCCTGTAAGGTTGACAATCCCCTTAAAAAAGAACCGATATGCTACGTCACAGATGATATGAAAGTGGCCCTCAAAATTTCAGAGGGCTATCTTAAAAAATGCCTGGAAGAGGGAAAACTTCCGCCAACAGTAGAGCTTGCCGGACCAAGGCCTAAAATCTATTTTGATCCCGCTAAAACCAGAGCCGCTATAGTAACCTGCGGAGGGCTTTGCCCAGGAATTAACGACGTAATTCGCTCTATTGTGTTGACCCTTTATTTTTCCTATGGCGTAAGACACATTTTCGGCATTCGTTATGGCTTACAGGGCTTTATCCCTAAATACGGCCACGATGTGATGTATCTTACCCCTGACGTAGTGTCCAACATCCACGAACTAGGCGGGACTATCTTAGGCACTTCGCGGGGGCATCAGCCCATTGACGAGATTGTTGATGCCCTTGAGCGGCTAAACGTACAAATACTTTTCATGATTGGTGGAGACGGTACTTTCAGGGCGGCAAGTCTCATCAAAGAAGAAATAGACCGGCGCGGTCTTAAAATAGCCGTAGTTGCTGTGCCCAAAACCATCGACAACGACATTTACCTCACGTCTAAAACATTTGGCTTTGATACTGCGGTAGAAATGGCCTGTCAGGCCATAAGATGTGCCCACACCGAGGCCATTGCCGTGCCAAACGGAGTAGGCCTTGTGAAAGTGATGGGACGCTATGCTGGATTTATTGCTGCTGCGGCTACCCTTGCGCGCAAAGAAGTTAATTTCTGTCTGATTCCAGAAGATGACTTTGACCTTGAGCCCCCAAACGGTCTTCTCTCCGCGCTAGAGGCGCGCCTTGAAGCCCGCAAACATGCGGTCATCGTGGTAGCTGAAGGTGCCGGGCAAAAATATGTCCGCCCTGATCCACCAGAATACGACGCCTCAGGCAATCTAAAGCTAGGGGATATAGGCAAATTCTTAAAAGATAAAATCAAAGAACACTTCACCCAAAAAGGTCAGGAGATTTATATCCGGTATATTGATCCCAGCTATATTGTCCGTAGTGTACCTGCCATTGTAGATGATCGTATTTATTGTGGCTTTTTGGGGCAATATGCCACCCATGCAGCCATGGCAGGGAAAACCGGTTTGATGGTAAGCTACTTAAACGACCGTTATATCCATGTTCCCCTTTCTGCTGCAGTTAAAAAACGCAAACAAGTAGACCTCAGAAGCCGTTTCTGGCAATCTGTGCTGGAGTCCACCGGACAACCACCTCTTAAAAACTAA
- the rtcA gene encoding RNA 3'-terminal phosphate cyclase — protein MFQEMIRIDGSYGEGGGQILRTALTLSMLTQKSFELVNIRAKRPKPGLRPQHLTCVKAAQKISGAEVEGARVGSLYLSFHPKKVKPGSYHFDIGTAGATALVFQTVGLALACAGASKLLLKGGTHVPYAPCYHYLAEVYAPILEQLGFSFAFELRRYGFYPAGGGEVSVKIAPQKEISEPFELCGPYKTKKVKVLSVVTEDLPSHIRTRQAKAASEILAEKGFEPEVKLEKAWAKSPGTVVFVAISEGAKRAGFFSLGKKGKPAEKVAEEAVFAFFEFYKTQKAVDPYLADQLLLPLAITRMPFCFDTSRLTRHFFTNLWVIKHFIPDFSPEVRGDLDTPGIVSFLGTV, from the coding sequence GTGTTTCAGGAGATGATAAGAATAGACGGCTCATATGGTGAAGGTGGGGGCCAGATCCTCCGTACCGCGCTTACGCTTTCTATGCTTACTCAAAAGTCTTTTGAGCTGGTTAATATCCGCGCCAAAAGACCAAAACCAGGCCTTCGCCCTCAACACCTTACCTGCGTTAAGGCTGCCCAGAAAATCTCAGGCGCAGAAGTAGAAGGCGCACGGGTAGGTTCTCTTTATCTTTCCTTTCATCCGAAAAAGGTAAAACCTGGTTCCTATCATTTTGATATTGGGACAGCCGGGGCCACGGCATTGGTCTTTCAAACCGTAGGCCTTGCGCTGGCGTGTGCCGGGGCCTCTAAGCTCCTTTTAAAAGGTGGCACCCATGTGCCTTACGCCCCTTGTTATCACTATCTTGCAGAAGTCTATGCTCCCATTCTTGAACAGCTTGGATTTTCTTTTGCCTTTGAGCTGAGAAGATATGGTTTTTACCCTGCAGGAGGCGGAGAAGTAAGCGTAAAAATTGCCCCTCAAAAAGAAATCAGCGAACCTTTTGAATTATGCGGCCCGTATAAAACGAAAAAAGTAAAAGTTCTTTCTGTGGTAACCGAAGATTTGCCTTCCCATATTCGCACGAGACAGGCTAAGGCAGCCTCGGAAATATTAGCCGAAAAGGGATTTGAGCCCGAAGTAAAACTTGAAAAAGCCTGGGCCAAGAGCCCGGGGACAGTTGTTTTTGTGGCCATTTCTGAAGGGGCAAAGCGGGCAGGATTTTTTTCCCTAGGTAAAAAGGGAAAGCCTGCGGAAAAAGTGGCCGAAGAGGCAGTTTTTGCTTTTTTCGAGTTTTATAAGACGCAAAAAGCAGTTGACCCCTACCTGGCAGACCAGCTCCTTTTGCCCCTTGCTATCACCAGGATGCCTTTTTGCTTTGATACTTCAAGATTAACCAGACATTTTTTTACAAACTTGTGGGTGATCAAACATTTTATCCCTGACTTTTCTCCAGAAGTAAGGGGAGACCTTGATACCCCAGGGATTGTTTCTTTTTTGGGAACGGTTTAA
- a CDS encoding ABC transporter ATP-binding protein, with protein MLVKMKLLEAKDLNIFLAKSRTPIVENLSFDVASGEILALVGESGCGKSLTGLAIMRLLPSGVEARGKLFFQGKNLFELSQEEMRAIRGGRIAMIFQDPMVSLNPVFTVGYQVAEVLVLHQKISFKKALEQAASLLAEVGIPAPKERLKSYPHELSGGMRQRVMIAMALAGNPSLLIADEPTTALDVTIQAQILELLRKLRETRDLAILLISHDLGVVAELADRVAVMYAGRLVEQASCVELFKNPLHPYTKALLEALPQPGKKSLKALSGHVPPPGARPKGCKFSERCPIAQKRCFEEEPSLRASGDGHLVRCFYV; from the coding sequence ATGCTTGTCAAGATGAAATTATTAGAGGCAAAAGACCTAAACATCTTTTTGGCTAAGTCAAGAACTCCCATTGTGGAAAATTTGTCCTTTGATGTTGCTTCAGGAGAAATCCTGGCCTTGGTGGGTGAATCAGGCTGTGGCAAAAGCCTTACCGGCCTTGCTATAATGCGCCTTTTGCCTTCAGGTGTTGAGGCCAGGGGGAAGCTCTTTTTCCAAGGCAAGAATCTCTTTGAGCTTTCTCAAGAGGAAATGCGGGCTATTCGTGGCGGGCGTATTGCCATGATTTTTCAAGACCCTATGGTTAGCCTTAACCCCGTCTTTACCGTGGGTTACCAGGTGGCAGAGGTCCTTGTTTTGCACCAAAAAATTTCTTTTAAAAAAGCCCTGGAGCAAGCAGCTTCGCTTTTGGCAGAAGTTGGAATTCCTGCGCCAAAAGAGCGCCTTAAGTCTTATCCTCACGAACTTTCAGGGGGTATGCGCCAGCGGGTAATGATTGCCATGGCCCTTGCGGGAAACCCTTCCCTTCTCATTGCAGATGAACCAACCACCGCCCTTGATGTCACTATCCAGGCTCAGATCCTTGAGCTTTTGCGCAAACTTCGCGAAACCCGCGACCTTGCCATTCTTCTTATCTCACACGATCTCGGAGTGGTGGCTGAATTAGCTGATAGGGTGGCGGTTATGTATGCAGGGCGCTTAGTTGAGCAAGCAAGTTGCGTGGAGCTTTTTAAAAATCCACTACACCCTTACACCAAGGCTTTACTTGAAGCGTTGCCTCAGCCTGGCAAAAAAAGCCTTAAGGCACTTTCCGGCCATGTTCCCCCGCCTGGCGCAAGACCCAAGGGATGTAAGTTTTCTGAGCGCTGCCCCATCGCACAAAAACGCTGTTTTGAAGAAGAACCTTCTTTAAGAGCCAGCGGAGATGGCCATTTGGTAAGGTGTTTTTATGTCTGA
- a CDS encoding permease — MTITEFVATFATNFFHILASIAPYFLVGLLIAGLIKALIPQEKLATHLGASKVSAIFKAAALGVPLPLCSCSVLPVALSLARHGAGLPATVAFLVATPQTSIDALFITFGLFGLPFAVSYALAALTAGIAAGFISFLVIRDKKISLVPEDLSPCCAQNRSSPLREALHYSFGDLMAELARPLAIGLILAALLVTILPPGYLGQKVSPGFWQYLAMLLTGVPLYMCSTGSLPLAYSFYLQGFSPGSLLVFLMSGPATNVASLVIIRKIFGTKTFAVYALSLIGFSIIAGIILDFLWQEGSFVFKPPVDRGAHLSVLNVLAAAVLGTLIIMHLLKSYFRRAKTCTCKS, encoded by the coding sequence ATGACCATAACGGAATTTGTGGCAACTTTTGCCACTAATTTTTTCCATATCCTGGCAAGTATTGCCCCTTATTTTCTGGTTGGGCTTTTAATAGCAGGTCTTATAAAGGCGCTCATTCCTCAGGAAAAACTGGCCACCCATCTGGGGGCAAGCAAAGTCTCAGCCATCTTTAAGGCTGCTGCCTTAGGGGTTCCCCTTCCTCTGTGTTCGTGTAGTGTTTTGCCCGTGGCACTTTCATTAGCACGTCACGGTGCCGGGCTTCCGGCCACGGTGGCCTTTTTGGTAGCCACCCCACAAACGAGCATTGACGCCCTTTTTATTACTTTTGGGCTTTTTGGCTTGCCCTTTGCCGTAAGCTACGCCCTTGCGGCCTTAACCGCAGGCATTGCCGCGGGATTCATTAGCTTTTTGGTGATAAGAGACAAAAAGATTTCATTGGTCCCTGAAGACTTATCTCCTTGTTGCGCCCAAAATCGTTCAAGTCCTCTAAGAGAAGCCCTTCATTACAGTTTTGGGGACCTGATGGCAGAGCTTGCCAGACCGCTGGCCATAGGCCTTATTCTGGCAGCGCTTTTGGTTACCATTCTGCCTCCAGGGTACCTTGGGCAAAAAGTTAGCCCTGGATTTTGGCAATACCTGGCGATGCTGCTTACCGGTGTCCCCCTTTACATGTGTTCTACGGGTTCTCTGCCTTTGGCCTATTCTTTTTATTTGCAAGGATTTTCGCCAGGAAGTCTCCTGGTTTTTCTAATGAGCGGGCCAGCAACCAATGTCGCTTCCTTGGTTATCATTCGAAAGATTTTCGGCACAAAGACCTTTGCTGTTTACGCCTTATCTCTTATTGGGTTTTCTATCATCGCAGGCATAATACTTGATTTTTTGTGGCAAGAGGGAAGCTTTGTCTTCAAGCCTCCGGTGGATAGGGGCGCACATTTATCAGTTTTAAACGTCCTGGCAGCAGCTGTTTTGGGAACGCTAATTATCATGCATTTGCTGAAGTCTTATTTCAGGCGCGCCAAAACCTGTACGTGTAAAAGCTAG
- a CDS encoding mannose-1-phosphate guanylyltransferase/mannose-6-phosphate isomerase has product MKAIILAGGSGTRLWPLSRKDYPKQFLKLNGERSLLRQTFDRLLTFLRPEDILILTCEDYKFHVKEHLSDTNGYHLLCEPLGRNTGPAIAYGFKYACEVLGFDPQEAFLICPSDHLIEPVETFASTVQAAEKIAQENYLVTFGISPKRPETGYGYIKQGEPLCKNKECFAYKVARFTEKPDLETAKSYLAEGGYYWNAGIFLFTPETFAKELSKCAPDIYGLYEKGFAAMGKEFAQMPDISIDYALMEKSTQVAVVPLDVYWNDIGSWDALFDVLQKDEHGNAKTGRVISIETQNSMILGQKRLIATIGIEDHLVVETPDAILIVKRGDAQKVSQLVKSLREEGYPEALEHVTTYRPWGSYTVLEAGPRYKIKRIVVKPGERLSLQMHYHRSEHWVVVRGTAKVQIGDEEMFLHENESIFVPKSTKHRLENPGKIPLEIIEVQNGEYLGEDDIVRFDDIYGRSKK; this is encoded by the coding sequence ATGAAGGCTATTATCCTTGCTGGAGGATCAGGTACAAGGCTTTGGCCGCTTTCCCGTAAAGACTATCCCAAACAATTTCTCAAGCTAAATGGCGAACGCTCCCTTTTACGACAAACCTTTGACCGCTTGCTTACCTTTTTAAGACCAGAAGACATTCTTATCCTTACCTGTGAGGACTATAAATTTCACGTAAAAGAACACCTTTCAGACACAAACGGCTATCATCTCCTCTGTGAGCCTTTGGGGCGCAATACCGGCCCTGCGATTGCCTATGGTTTCAAATACGCCTGTGAAGTATTGGGGTTTGACCCGCAAGAGGCGTTTTTGATTTGCCCCTCTGACCACCTCATCGAACCAGTAGAGACTTTTGCAAGCACAGTTCAAGCCGCAGAAAAAATCGCCCAAGAAAACTACCTAGTTACTTTTGGCATCTCTCCAAAACGCCCAGAGACAGGTTATGGCTATATCAAGCAAGGGGAGCCGCTTTGCAAAAACAAAGAGTGTTTCGCTTATAAAGTAGCCCGTTTTACCGAAAAACCAGACCTAGAGACCGCAAAATCTTATCTTGCTGAAGGTGGTTATTACTGGAATGCCGGTATTTTTCTCTTCACCCCAGAAACCTTCGCAAAAGAACTTTCTAAATGCGCCCCTGATATTTACGGGCTTTACGAAAAAGGCTTTGCCGCCATGGGCAAAGAATTCGCCCAAATGCCGGATATCTCCATTGACTACGCGCTCATGGAAAAATCAACTCAGGTAGCGGTTGTTCCACTTGACGTTTACTGGAACGACATCGGCTCCTGGGACGCCTTATTTGACGTGCTTCAAAAAGACGAACACGGAAACGCCAAAACAGGTCGCGTGATTAGCATTGAGACCCAAAATAGCATGATCCTTGGGCAAAAACGCCTCATAGCTACCATTGGGATTGAAGACCATTTGGTTGTAGAAACCCCTGACGCCATTTTGATAGTGAAGCGGGGAGACGCCCAAAAGGTTAGCCAGCTTGTAAAAAGCTTACGAGAAGAAGGCTACCCTGAGGCTCTAGAACACGTTACCACCTATCGTCCCTGGGGAAGTTACACCGTTCTAGAAGCAGGACCGCGCTACAAAATAAAGCGTATTGTGGTCAAACCAGGCGAACGCCTAAGTCTTCAGATGCATTATCACCGCTCTGAACACTGGGTAGTGGTGAGAGGTACGGCTAAAGTTCAAATAGGCGATGAAGAAATGTTTTTGCACGAAAACGAATCGATATTCGTGCCCAAATCCACCAAACATCGCCTGGAAAACCCGGGAAAAATCCCTTTGGAAATTATCGAAGTCCAGAACGGAGAATACCTTGGCGAAGATGATATCGTAAGATTCGACGACATTTACGGACGCTCTAAAAAGTAA
- a CDS encoding rhomboid family intramembrane serine protease yields the protein MFPIQDDAPRRGVPVATYILIAINVLVFLLEVSLPRGLVEQIIYYLGVVPARYTHPMGAELFPGLKYLAFVTCLFLHGSWIHLIGNMWTLWIFGDNVEDRMGSLRFVIFYFLCGFCASLFHIYMHPDSTIPTIGASGAISGVLGAYYALFPLARIVVMIPIFIFPFFFEIPAVLYLAWWFFIQVFSGTLSVVQGQIVGGVAWWAHAGGFLAGLFFHRLFCKRGLRPCFADERTPWGVLAFYDQKTNR from the coding sequence ATGTTTCCCATACAGGACGATGCCCCCCGTCGTGGGGTGCCGGTGGCCACTTACATTTTGATAGCTATCAATGTTTTGGTATTTCTTCTTGAGGTTTCGCTGCCAAGGGGTTTGGTAGAGCAGATTATTTATTATCTTGGAGTGGTCCCGGCCCGGTACACCCATCCCATGGGAGCTGAACTTTTCCCCGGACTTAAATACCTTGCCTTTGTCACGTGTCTTTTCTTGCATGGGAGCTGGATTCACCTCATTGGAAACATGTGGACACTCTGGATTTTTGGAGACAATGTAGAAGACCGCATGGGAAGCCTTCGTTTTGTAATTTTTTATTTTCTGTGTGGATTTTGTGCCAGCCTTTTTCATATTTACATGCATCCTGATTCGACCATCCCAACCATTGGTGCCTCAGGAGCTATCTCCGGGGTGCTTGGAGCTTATTATGCGCTCTTCCCCTTGGCAAGGATCGTGGTCATGATTCCCATCTTCATTTTTCCGTTCTTCTTTGAAATTCCTGCGGTTTTATACCTGGCGTGGTGGTTTTTTATACAGGTCTTTTCAGGCACCCTTTCCGTGGTGCAAGGACAAATCGTGGGGGGAGTGGCCTGGTGGGCTCACGCCGGCGGTTTCTTAGCAGGCCTTTTTTTCCACCGCCTGTTTTGCAAACGTGGTTTGCGCCCGTGTTTTGCTGATGAACGTACTCCATGGGGAGTACTTGCTTTTTATGACCAAAAAACAAATCGATAG
- a CDS encoding TIGR01777 family oxidoreductase — MEVFIAGGTGFVGPYLARALLERGFKVKVLVRRPEKALVVPQGVSLSYGNPTVAGDWLHDCAKADVVINLVGTNIFARWTKAYKELIRESRLSATKNIVSVLSKGQTLLNASAVGYYGADRGEEEITEESAPGKDFLAKVCQEWEEMAFSATQKGVRVCTLRFGIILGQKGGALSKMLLPFKLGLGGPIGKGNQWFPWIHIEDVARGSIFLIKDKKLSGPFNFVAPQIVRNKEFAKTLARVLKRPAVMSVPPKMLEMIFGELAMLLTGGVKARPKRLLDAGYKFSFPELYPALQDLLKKKLFRR; from the coding sequence TTGGAAGTTTTCATTGCAGGTGGAACCGGATTTGTAGGGCCATATCTTGCGCGCGCCTTATTAGAAAGGGGCTTTAAAGTTAAGGTTTTGGTAAGGCGTCCTGAAAAAGCCTTGGTAGTTCCCCAGGGAGTTTCTCTTTCTTATGGTAATCCCACTGTTGCAGGAGATTGGCTTCATGATTGTGCTAAAGCAGACGTTGTTATCAATCTTGTAGGCACCAATATTTTTGCTCGCTGGACTAAAGCTTATAAAGAACTCATTCGGGAAAGCCGCTTAAGCGCTACCAAAAACATAGTTTCGGTACTTTCCAAAGGGCAAACTTTATTGAACGCTTCTGCAGTGGGATACTATGGCGCAGATCGCGGGGAAGAAGAAATCACCGAGGAAAGCGCTCCTGGAAAAGACTTTTTAGCAAAGGTATGCCAGGAATGGGAAGAAATGGCTTTTTCAGCCACTCAAAAAGGCGTTCGCGTCTGCACCTTGCGTTTTGGGATAATACTTGGCCAAAAAGGTGGGGCCTTATCAAAAATGCTGCTCCCCTTTAAATTGGGCTTAGGTGGACCCATTGGAAAAGGCAACCAGTGGTTTCCTTGGATACATATCGAAGACGTAGCCCGTGGAAGCATTTTTCTCATAAAAGATAAAAAACTATCTGGGCCTTTTAATTTCGTTGCGCCTCAAATAGTAAGAAACAAGGAATTTGCCAAAACCCTTGCCCGGGTGCTTAAGCGTCCTGCTGTTATGTCGGTCCCCCCAAAGATGCTTGAGATGATTTTTGGAGAACTTGCAATGCTTCTCACAGGAGGAGTTAAAGCTCGGCCTAAAAGGCTTCTTGATGCAGGATACAAATTTTCGTTTCCTGAACTTTACCCTGCTTTACAGGACCTTTTAAAGAAAAAGCTTTTCAGGCGATAA
- a CDS encoding RNA ligase, which produces MLVEELERQKKLLEEVYKANRRLRKVPFEDLAKAHEQGKLLFIEGLKKPAFRFKREFRGFLAGTVVGPHFFMPGFPSIPRVFVLETGIPRYLRGPFYAEEKIEGYNVRLAKVFGEIKAFTRRGYVCPFATDRYLDFLPRLPEFFEKYPQLVVCCEVAGPENPFVSEWPPYVKEDVLFFVFDLFDLEKETFLPPEEKYKLLQAYEFRTPEINGPYQPDDISSLKKLILHYDEEGREGIVIKPASLRYGRVIKYVTSASNVSDLRVAFPYIGELDASYIVHRLVRIAITRWELGQPFDEAFSKELGSALFGEIKKLLDGVSQGEPVEEVFRVRLKHKEALHALLAHFRTAQVRIEIRREEWKDGYLHVEFAKIYPRATSFWAGKLQGLAQID; this is translated from the coding sequence ATGCTGGTTGAAGAGCTGGAAAGGCAAAAAAAGCTACTTGAAGAAGTTTATAAGGCCAATCGCAGGTTGCGCAAAGTTCCCTTTGAAGACTTGGCAAAGGCCCACGAGCAGGGAAAGCTCCTTTTCATAGAGGGTCTTAAAAAACCCGCGTTTCGTTTCAAGCGTGAGTTCCGCGGTTTTCTCGCTGGCACAGTAGTAGGGCCACACTTTTTTATGCCGGGCTTTCCTAGTATCCCCAGGGTATTTGTACTTGAAACAGGCATTCCCCGCTACCTACGTGGGCCCTTTTATGCGGAAGAAAAAATCGAAGGCTATAACGTCAGGTTGGCCAAAGTATTTGGCGAGATAAAGGCCTTTACCCGAAGGGGCTACGTATGCCCATTTGCTACGGATCGCTATCTGGATTTTTTGCCAAGGCTTCCGGAATTTTTTGAAAAGTATCCGCAGCTGGTGGTGTGTTGTGAGGTAGCAGGCCCGGAAAATCCTTTTGTCTCAGAATGGCCGCCTTACGTAAAAGAAGACGTTTTATTCTTTGTGTTTGATTTGTTTGACCTTGAAAAAGAGACTTTTTTGCCTCCTGAAGAAAAGTATAAGCTTTTGCAAGCTTATGAATTCAGAACACCAGAGATTAACGGGCCCTATCAACCTGATGATATTTCTTCCCTTAAAAAACTCATTTTGCACTACGATGAAGAAGGAAGGGAAGGGATAGTTATTAAGCCTGCGTCTTTGCGCTACGGCCGGGTTATCAAATACGTTACTTCAGCGTCAAATGTGTCCGACCTGCGCGTGGCCTTTCCTTACATTGGTGAGCTTGATGCCAGCTACATTGTGCATCGGCTGGTGCGTATAGCCATTACTCGTTGGGAGCTTGGCCAGCCCTTTGACGAAGCCTTTTCCAAAGAGCTTGGAAGTGCCCTTTTTGGCGAAATAAAAAAGCTCCTTGATGGTGTATCGCAGGGTGAGCCGGTAGAAGAAGTCTTCAGGGTCAGGCTCAAACATAAAGAAGCCCTACATGCCCTTTTGGCCCATTTCCGTACCGCCCAGGTGCGTATAGAAATTCGCAGGGAAGAATGGAAAGATGGCTATTTGCATGTTGAATTTGCAAAGATTTACCCCAGAGCAACTTCTTTTTGGGCGGGGAAACTCCAAGGCCTTGCTCAGATAGACTAG
- a CDS encoding nucleotidyltransferase family protein encodes MKKNSKTLNELIQILSQHKKELKNRYRIKKLKIFGSYVEGKQTEKSDLDLVVQFYETPTLIELVKIEEELSELLGVKVDLLTEKSISPFIKPHIRKVEVVT; translated from the coding sequence ATGAAAAAAAATTCAAAAACACTAAATGAACTCATTCAAATCCTTTCACAGCATAAAAAAGAATTGAAAAATAGATATCGCATAAAGAAATTGAAAATTTTTGGTTCTTATGTTGAAGGCAAACAAACAGAAAAAAGTGATCTGGATCTAGTTGTGCAATTTTATGAAACACCTACTCTTATTGAGCTTGTAAAAATTGAGGAAGAACTGAGTGAACTTCTTGGCGTAAAGGTTGACCTTTTAACAGAAAAAAGCATAAGTCCCTTCATAAAACCCCACATAAGAAAAGTTGAGGTGGTAACGTGA
- a CDS encoding oligopeptide/dipeptide ABC transporter ATP-binding protein, whose amino-acid sequence MSEILTFRNVSKIYHLRRGFFAPKRAFYAVREVNLAVGREEILGVLGESGCGKSTLARLALGLELPEKGEVLFEGKILSSLSEKERRQIRRKVQIVFQDPYSSLNPRKKIFDLLAEPLVIHKLCTEKKALRERVAQMLALVRLSEEDMKRYPHQFSGGQRQRIALARALILSPELLILDEPTSALDVSVQAQMLELLLKLKQERCLTYFFISHDLPLVLFLSHRVAVMYLGRVVEVSPVTNFYALPHHPYTEMLLEAVPEPDPTLRKQRRLIQGEPLDPTKVEKGCPFFHRCQEALSSCKEETPALREVSQGHLIACFRR is encoded by the coding sequence ATGTCTGAGATCCTTACGTTTAGAAACGTCTCGAAGATTTATCATTTAAGGCGGGGCTTTTTCGCACCGAAAAGGGCCTTTTATGCGGTGCGAGAGGTGAACCTTGCGGTAGGGCGCGAAGAAATCTTAGGGGTGCTTGGAGAGTCTGGCTGTGGCAAAAGCACCCTGGCAAGGCTTGCTTTGGGGCTTGAACTTCCGGAAAAAGGCGAGGTCCTTTTTGAGGGGAAAATCCTTTCTTCTCTTTCAGAAAAAGAGCGCCGCCAGATAAGGCGCAAGGTCCAGATTGTCTTTCAGGATCCTTATTCTTCGCTAAACCCCCGTAAAAAGATTTTTGATCTGCTTGCAGAGCCTTTGGTCATCCACAAACTTTGCACTGAGAAAAAAGCCCTTCGAGAAAGGGTTGCTCAGATGCTTGCGCTGGTAAGGCTTAGCGAGGAAGACATGAAACGTTATCCCCATCAGTTTAGCGGCGGTCAGCGTCAGCGCATAGCCCTTGCAAGGGCCCTTATCCTTTCGCCTGAACTTTTGATTCTTGATGAACCCACCTCTGCCCTTGATGTTTCTGTACAGGCACAAATGCTCGAGTTGCTCTTAAAACTAAAACAAGAAAGGTGCCTTACTTACTTTTTTATCTCTCATGATCTTCCCCTGGTGCTTTTCTTAAGTCATCGGGTGGCGGTTATGTATCTTGGCCGGGTGGTAGAAGTCTCACCGGTTACGAATTTTTATGCCCTTCCGCATCATCCTTATACTGAAATGCTACTTGAAGCGGTGCCTGAGCCTGATCCTACGCTTCGTAAGCAAAGACGTCTTATTCAAGGGGAGCCCCTTGATCCCACCAAAGTAGAAAAGGGCTGTCCGTTCTTCCATCGTTGTCAGGAAGCATTATCTTCCTGTAAAGAAGAGACCCCAGCATTAAGAGAAGTTTCGCAAGGGCACCTAATAGCGTGTTTCAGGAGATGA